In Geminocystis sp. NIES-3709, a single genomic region encodes these proteins:
- a CDS encoding TRC40/GET3/ArsA family transport-energizing ATPase — protein sequence MRVILMTGKGGVGKTSVAAATGLKCAELGYKTLVLSTDPAHSLADSFDMELGHEPQPVVNNLWGAELDALMELEGNWGAVKRYITEVLQARGLDGVQAEELAILPGMDEIFGLVRMKRHYDEGDFDVLIIDSAPTGTALRLLSLPEVSGWYMRRFYKPFQTMSAALRPLFEPIFKPIAGFSLPTNEVMDAPYEFYQQIEALEKVLTDNTQTSVRLVTNPEKMVIKESLRAHAYLSLYNVSTDLIIANRIIPDEVEDPFFKKWKENQSIYKQEIHDNFHPLPVKEVPLFSEEMCGLKALERLKDILYQDEDPSKVYYAENTIRVVQEDNNYSLELYLPGIPKQQIKLNKTGDELNIRIGNHRRNLVLPQALAALTPSGAKMEEDYLKIKFSKG from the coding sequence ATGCGTGTAATTTTAATGACAGGAAAGGGAGGCGTAGGAAAAACATCCGTTGCCGCTGCCACAGGACTTAAATGTGCTGAATTAGGATATAAGACTCTCGTACTAAGTACAGATCCAGCCCACTCTCTTGCAGACAGTTTCGATATGGAATTAGGACACGAACCTCAACCTGTTGTTAATAACCTTTGGGGTGCGGAATTAGACGCACTTATGGAGTTAGAAGGTAATTGGGGAGCAGTAAAACGTTATATCACGGAGGTGTTACAAGCTAGGGGATTAGACGGAGTACAAGCGGAAGAATTAGCCATTTTACCCGGCATGGACGAGATTTTTGGTTTAGTACGCATGAAAAGACATTATGATGAGGGAGATTTCGATGTTTTAATCATTGACTCTGCACCAACAGGTACAGCCTTAAGATTATTAAGTCTTCCAGAAGTTAGCGGTTGGTATATGAGAAGATTTTATAAACCTTTTCAAACTATGTCTGCGGCTTTACGCCCTTTATTTGAACCTATTTTCAAACCGATCGCAGGTTTTTCTCTTCCTACCAATGAAGTAATGGATGCACCCTATGAATTTTATCAGCAGATAGAAGCCTTAGAAAAAGTTTTAACAGATAATACTCAAACTTCTGTTAGATTGGTAACAAATCCCGAAAAAATGGTAATCAAGGAATCTTTACGCGCCCATGCTTATCTCAGTTTATACAATGTTTCCACCGATTTAATCATCGCTAATCGTATTATCCCCGATGAAGTAGAAGATCCTTTTTTCAAAAAATGGAAAGAAAATCAATCGATTTATAAGCAGGAAATCCATGATAATTTTCACCCATTACCCGTTAAAGAAGTTCCCTTATTTTCTGAAGAAATGTGTGGATTAAAAGCGTTAGAAAGATTAAAAGATATACTATATCAAGATGAAGATCCCAGCAAAGTATATTATGCAGAAAACACCATTCGAGTAGTTCAAGAAGATAATAATTACAGTCTCGAATTATATTTACCCGGCATACCAAAACAACAAATTAAATTAAATAAAACAGGAGATGAATTAAACATAAGAATAGGAAATCATCGCAGAAATTTAGTTCTTCCTCAAGCCTTGGCCGCATTAACTCCTTCCGGTGCAAAAATGGAAGAAGATTATCTCAAAATTAAATTTTCTAAAGGATAA
- a CDS encoding transposase produces MCLKYCHGSARKAERIWGWGRDNVQLGLEEERTGIICLGTQSMSSGRKKWEQKYPEVANVLKEIAEAHCQQEPSFKTSIAYTRLTASSAMAELKKRGFTQEEILPGSTMAIILNRMGYRLTVLRQNNNNN; encoded by the coding sequence ATGTGTTTGAAATATTGTCATGGAAGTGCCAGAAAAGCAGAAAGAATTTGGGGATGGGGGCGAGATAATGTTCAACTTGGTTTGGAAGAAGAACGTACTGGTATTATTTGTTTGGGTACACAATCAATGTCGAGTGGAAGAAAAAAATGGGAACAAAAATATCCAGAAGTGGCAAATGTACTCAAAGAGATAGCTGAAGCTCATTGTCAACAAGAACCGAGTTTCAAAACATCCATCGCTTATACTAGATTAACAGCATCATCCGCCATGGCTGAGCTAAAAAAGAGAGGATTTACTCAGGAAGAAATTCTCCCAGGGAGTACAATGGCAATTATCCTGAATCGAATGGGTTATCGATTAACGGTACTTAGACAAAACAATAACAACAATTAA
- a CDS encoding IS701 family transposase, which yields MKEITSSSMPPCFNRWCEKIDPVLKTKAQKREFRNYLGGLLGDSQRKNITQIAHNNLDITYHKLHHFLTESTWNYDEVNDKRLEIIASCRQTKISRCFSLIIDDSGHRKSGNFTDCVGRQYIGEIGKTDNGNVIVTTHIYDGVRSFPLDVELYEKAENFPEGKDAPQFQKKPDIAFNLIEKCLNRNYCPQIILMDGGYGNNTNLLGKLEKKNLKYIGIIAKNRLVKLVKQDFIESEKTIAEIAKSLPQDSFEKIRIGKNREKTLWVATINIELSALSGIKTVAIVMNADTFENSTDIDYLMTNEIGEKVCGNWIVETYTQRNWIEVFYREIKGWLGLSQYQVRNKRSLMRHFILVFCAYTFIQWHRLTGGLRRQWGNKPLNTFAEALEAFRNAVSFRFFQWLKDNVEVFSLYKASLGFIWA from the coding sequence ATGAAAGAAATTACTTCTTCATCAATGCCCCCATGTTTCAATCGCTGGTGTGAAAAAATAGACCCAGTCTTAAAAACAAAGGCACAAAAACGAGAGTTTAGAAATTATTTGGGCGGTTTATTAGGAGATTCTCAAAGAAAAAATATAACTCAAATTGCCCATAATAATCTTGATATTACTTATCATAAATTACACCATTTCTTAACAGAGTCCACTTGGAATTATGATGAGGTAAATGATAAAAGATTAGAAATTATTGCATCCTGTCGTCAAACAAAAATTAGTCGATGTTTCTCCTTAATTATAGACGATTCAGGTCATCGTAAAAGTGGAAACTTTACTGACTGTGTGGGAAGACAATATATTGGTGAAATTGGCAAAACTGATAATGGTAATGTTATAGTCACTACTCACATTTATGATGGTGTGAGAAGTTTTCCTTTAGACGTTGAATTATATGAAAAAGCCGAAAATTTCCCTGAAGGAAAAGACGCTCCACAATTTCAGAAAAAACCAGACATTGCCTTTAATTTAATTGAAAAATGTTTAAATCGAAATTATTGTCCCCAAATAATTTTAATGGATGGTGGTTATGGAAACAATACTAATTTATTAGGCAAACTAGAAAAAAAGAATTTAAAATATATAGGAATTATTGCTAAAAATAGATTAGTAAAATTGGTAAAACAAGATTTTATCGAGTCTGAAAAAACCATAGCTGAAATAGCAAAATCATTACCCCAAGATAGTTTTGAAAAAATAAGAATAGGAAAAAATCGAGAAAAAACTCTTTGGGTAGCAACGATAAATATTGAATTATCAGCTTTGTCGGGAATAAAAACTGTAGCTATCGTCATGAATGCAGATACTTTTGAAAATTCCACAGATATTGATTATTTAATGACTAATGAAATAGGAGAAAAAGTGTGTGGAAATTGGATAGTAGAAACTTATACACAAAGAAATTGGATAGAAGTATTTTACCGTGAAATCAAGGGATGGTTAGGGTTATCACAATACCAAGTGAGAAATAAAAGAAGTTTAATGAGACATTTTATCTTGGTATTTTGTGCCTACACTTTTATTCAATGGCATCGTTTGACAGGAGGTTTAAGAAGACAATGGGGGAATAAACCGTTAAATACTTTTGCTGAGGCATTGGAAGCGTTTCGTAATGCTGTGTCTTTTCGCTTTTTTCAATGGTTAAAAGACAATGTGGAAGTATTTAGTTTATATAAAGCTAGTTTAGGGTTTATTTGGGCATAA
- a CDS encoding ISAzo13-like element transposase-related protein, with protein MSTREKEEINLIQIKIDNGSESSGVRTQFLKRMVEFASKIQKKVQLLYFPPYHSKYNPIERCWGILEQHWNGAILRDVETMLAWAKTMTWKGLRPIVNFSEKVYEKGISLTKKEMKNIEMHLGRNPDLPKWDILIRPS; from the coding sequence ATTAGTACACGAGAAAAAGAAGAAATAAATTTAATTCAAATAAAAATAGATAATGGTTCAGAAAGCAGTGGTGTCAGAACTCAATTTTTGAAGAGAATGGTAGAATTTGCCAGTAAAATACAAAAAAAGGTTCAGTTACTATATTTTCCTCCCTATCATAGCAAATATAATCCCATTGAACGCTGTTGGGGGATACTAGAACAACATTGGAATGGAGCAATTTTAAGGGATGTAGAAACAATGTTAGCTTGGGCAAAAACCATGACATGGAAAGGATTAAGACCAATTGTTAACTTCAGTGAGAAAGTATATGAAAAAGGAATCTCTTTAACAAAAAAAGAAATGAAAAACATTGAAATGCACTTGGGACGTAATCCAGACTTACCAAAATGGGATATTCTTATCCGACCTTCTTAG
- the pgeF gene encoding peptidoglycan editing factor PgeF, translating into MNNNFSSQWQWQETEKGSYLTCKLLRDWQHGFFSSHFQGQPPEILVKYLHPSASSYRVKQIHSDVVVSTDDIDSVKNNTNLVEGDGIITKKPLQSVWAASADCTPVLIADRSTGKVTAIHSGWRGTASKIVPKVINLLKSQGSKKENLLFALGPAIHGKVYQVDQAVATTVLKTVIPEDLEASLILEKGYQLSNEPILPDTEENKVKLNVTQVINLQIQQENISPEQITIAPYCTYQNPEYFFSYRRTKEKNVQWSGIVSLFNS; encoded by the coding sequence ATGAACAATAATTTTTCTTCACAATGGCAATGGCAAGAAACAGAGAAAGGTAGTTATTTAACCTGTAAGTTATTAAGGGATTGGCAACATGGTTTTTTTTCTAGTCATTTTCAAGGACAACCCCCAGAAATTTTAGTAAAATATCTTCATCCTTCCGCTTCCAGTTATCGAGTCAAACAAATTCATAGTGATGTGGTTGTTTCCACCGACGATATTGATTCGGTTAAAAATAATACTAATTTAGTTGAGGGAGATGGTATTATCACCAAAAAACCCTTACAGTCAGTATGGGCTGCCAGTGCAGATTGTACACCAGTACTTATCGCCGATCGAAGTACGGGAAAAGTAACAGCGATTCATTCAGGATGGAGAGGTACAGCCAGTAAAATAGTGCCAAAAGTTATTAATTTACTCAAATCTCAAGGAAGTAAAAAAGAAAATCTCTTATTTGCCTTAGGCCCTGCTATTCATGGTAAGGTTTATCAAGTCGATCAAGCAGTAGCGACAACAGTACTTAAAACCGTTATTCCAGAAGATTTAGAAGCCTCTTTAATACTGGAAAAAGGTTATCAATTAAGCAATGAACCGATTTTACCTGATACAGAGGAAAATAAAGTCAAATTGAATGTAACTCAAGTAATTAATTTACAGATTCAACAGGAAAATATTTCTCCTGAACAAATTACGATCGCACCTTACTGCACCTATCAAAATCCAGAATATTTCTTTTCCTATAGACGTACCAAAGAAAAAAACGTACAATGGTCTGGCATTGTTTCTCTTTTTAATTCATAG
- a CDS encoding Uma2 family endonuclease, translated as MAISVDFDRNIIYPDSDGQPMADNTKQFSWIVLLKENLECLFAQNPAVFVAGDLLWYPVEGRPDIRVAPDVFVVFGRPKGDRGSYRQWQEDNISPQVVFEILSPGNTFKEMIKKQQFYDRYGIQEYYIYDPDDNELTGLQRVEGNLIMIEEVSDWISPLLGIRFIMTEETLEVYYPDGQPFLTTVELRQKAQDEKLRADQERLRADQEKLRADQAQSEIDRLRQLLRESDINQQ; from the coding sequence ATGGCTATATCTGTCGATTTCGATCGAAATATTATTTATCCTGATAGTGATGGGCAACCTATGGCAGACAACACAAAACAATTCAGTTGGATCGTATTATTAAAGGAAAATTTAGAATGTTTATTTGCACAAAATCCCGCAGTTTTCGTAGCTGGTGATTTACTTTGGTATCCTGTAGAGGGAAGGCCTGACATAAGAGTTGCACCTGATGTATTTGTAGTGTTTGGTCGTCCAAAAGGAGATCGAGGTTCTTATCGTCAATGGCAGGAAGATAATATTTCTCCTCAAGTGGTGTTTGAAATTCTGTCTCCGGGGAACACTTTTAAGGAAATGATTAAAAAACAGCAATTTTACGATCGTTATGGCATACAAGAATACTATATCTATGATCCCGATGATAACGAATTGACAGGGTTACAAAGAGTTGAAGGAAATTTAATCATGATTGAAGAAGTAAGCGACTGGATAAGTCCTTTATTGGGGATTCGTTTTATAATGACAGAGGAAACATTAGAAGTATATTATCCTGATGGGCAACCTTTCTTAACTACCGTAGAATTAAGACAAAAAGCTCAAGATGAAAAACTACGAGCAGATCAAGAAAGACTACGAGCAGATCAGGAAAAACTACGAGCAGATCAAGCTCAGTCAGAAATCGATCGATTACGTCAATTATTACGAGAATCAGACATAAATCAACAATAG
- a CDS encoding ISAzo13-like element transposase-related protein: protein MCLKYCHGSARKAERIWGWGRDNVQLGLEEERTGIICLGTQSMSSGRKKWEQKYPEVANVLKEIAEAHCQQEPSFKTSIAYTRLTASSAMAELKKRGFTQEEILPGSTMATILNRMGYRLRKIVKAKPQKKFPKPMPSLKT, encoded by the coding sequence ATGTGTTTGAAATATTGTCATGGAAGTGCCAGAAAAGCAGAAAGAATTTGGGGATGGGGGCGAGATAATGTTCAACTTGGTTTGGAAGAAGAACGTACTGGTATTATTTGTTTGGGTACACAATCAATGTCGAGTGGAAGAAAAAAATGGGAACAAAAATATCCAGAAGTGGCAAATGTACTCAAAGAGATAGCTGAAGCTCATTGTCAACAAGAACCGAGTTTCAAAACATCCATCGCTTATACTAGATTAACAGCATCATCCGCCATGGCTGAGCTAAAAAAGAGAGGATTTACTCAGGAAGAAATTCTCCCAGGGAGTACAATGGCAACTATCCTGAATCGAATGGGTTATCGATTAAGAAAAATAGTCAAAGCAAAACCTCAAAAAAAATTCCCGAAACCAATGCCATCTTTGAAAACTTGA
- a CDS encoding IS630 family transposase — protein MRFVTRLAPETQQLLKTIEQKSKYYQVRHRAKSILLSYQGYKITQIMLILNISRNTIYNWLNNWEKNGLNGLYSLKGRGRKSTLNEQQELKVKEWIKSHPKTLKIVQEKIENEWEIKISKDTIKRLAKKKGMGWYRFKKKVKGEVCPELYQQKKRQLEQLKRAENEGKIDIYYGDESGFSLVPCLPYGWQEKGRKIERESSLSKRLNVLGFMKKNNELESYVFESSINSDVVIACIDNLSKKIKKETVLVMDNASIHQNKKFWNKEEEWEKKGLKIFFLPPYSPQLNKIEILWRFMKYKWLENSCYKSYLDLVKGVENILINFGSKYTINFA, from the coding sequence ATGCGATTTGTTACCAGATTAGCTCCAGAAACACAACAGTTATTAAAGACTATTGAACAAAAAAGTAAATACTATCAAGTTAGACATCGAGCAAAATCGATTTTGTTAAGTTATCAAGGTTATAAAATTACTCAAATAATGTTAATATTAAATATTAGTAGAAATACAATTTATAATTGGCTTAATAATTGGGAAAAAAATGGTTTAAATGGATTATATAGCTTGAAGGGAAGAGGAAGAAAATCAACTTTAAATGAGCAACAAGAATTAAAAGTAAAAGAATGGATAAAATCTCATCCAAAAACCTTAAAGATAGTTCAAGAAAAAATAGAAAATGAGTGGGAGATAAAAATAAGCAAAGATACGATAAAAAGATTAGCAAAAAAAAAGGGCATGGGGTGGTATCGGTTCAAGAAAAAGGTAAAAGGGGAAGTATGCCCTGAATTATACCAACAAAAAAAGAGACAATTAGAGCAACTAAAAAGAGCAGAAAATGAAGGAAAAATAGATATATATTATGGTGATGAAAGTGGATTTAGTTTAGTACCTTGTTTACCTTATGGATGGCAAGAAAAAGGGAGAAAAATAGAAAGAGAAAGTAGCCTAAGTAAAAGATTAAATGTGTTAGGATTTATGAAAAAAAATAATGAGTTAGAAAGCTATGTATTTGAGTCATCAATCAATAGTGATGTCGTGATAGCTTGTATAGATAACTTGAGTAAAAAAATAAAGAAGGAAACAGTATTAGTAATGGATAATGCCTCGATTCACCAAAATAAAAAATTCTGGAATAAAGAAGAAGAATGGGAAAAAAAAGGATTAAAAATATTCTTTCTACCACCCTATTCACCACAATTAAACAAAATAGAAATACTGTGGAGATTTATGAAATATAAATGGTTAGAGAACTCCTGTTATAAAAGTTATTTAGATTTAGTAAAAGGAGTAGAAAATATTCTTATAAACTTTGGTTCAAAATATACAATTAATTTTGCCTAG
- a CDS encoding ISAzo13-like element transposase-related protein has product MERCWGILEQHWNGAILRDVETMLAWAKTMTWKGLRPIVNFSEKVYEKGISLTKKEMKNIEMHLGRNPDLPKWDILIRPS; this is encoded by the coding sequence ATTGAACGCTGTTGGGGGATACTAGAACAACATTGGAATGGAGCGATTTTAAGGGATGTAGAAACCATGTTAGCTTGGGCAAAAACCATGACATGGAAAGGATTAAGACCAATTGTTAACTTCAGTGAGAAAGTATATGAAAAAGGAATCTCTTTAACAAAAAAAGAAATGAAAAACATTGAAATGCACTTGGGACGTAATCCAGACTTACCAAAATGGGATATTCTTATCCGACCTTCTTAG
- a CDS encoding family 10 glycosylhydrolase: MLKNSWSKITMPMARCAIALISFVSQTVIPFPANAITNSYCQFEQNEITTKETLRQNAIAGNPTAQEQYKKVIQQHRDMLINCRRNNWLKEQAIWLRIYPCDVRDGSIDKVLDTIVNKGYNTVYVEVFFDGQVLLPKNGNYTPWPSVVDMAGYENRDLYAETLQKGRERGLKVYAWLFSMNFGYLYAQRSDRQNVLARNGKGQTSVDFVHDKSQAFIDPYSPQARQDYTQLLQAVLQRRPDGVLFDYIRYPRGSGKDSVVGKVKDLWIYSEASKQTLLKRAQNKQGRWLLERYINQGMINANDIAQMKNLYSDEKTPLWQGKSPSASNNLSTLQLDIWYFTVAHAAQGVIDFLEFSSNQVKQRGITTGAVFFPDGNQVVGDIGFDSRLQPWDSFSQSMEWHVMSYALCGNPNCIVEQVKRVLQASSQGSNVKPVLAGFWGKNEGQRPSLESQMEGIRASARSVQSISHFAYSWLEVENTRQRQSCSN; encoded by the coding sequence ATGTTAAAAAATTCTTGGTCTAAAATTACGATGCCAATGGCACGCTGTGCGATCGCATTGATTTCCTTCGTCAGTCAAACTGTAATTCCTTTTCCTGCTAATGCAATAACAAATTCTTATTGTCAATTTGAACAAAATGAGATTACCACAAAAGAAACCTTAAGACAAAATGCGATCGCAGGGAATCCCACAGCCCAAGAACAATACAAAAAAGTTATACAACAGCATAGAGATATGTTAATCAATTGTCGTCGTAATAATTGGTTAAAAGAACAAGCTATTTGGTTAAGAATCTATCCCTGTGACGTTCGAGATGGTTCGATCGATAAAGTACTAGACACGATCGTTAACAAAGGTTATAACACTGTCTATGTAGAAGTATTTTTTGACGGTCAAGTGCTTTTACCCAAAAACGGTAATTACACTCCTTGGCCTAGTGTCGTTGATATGGCCGGTTATGAGAATCGAGATTTATATGCAGAAACCTTACAAAAAGGACGAGAAAGAGGTTTAAAAGTATATGCTTGGTTGTTTTCTATGAATTTTGGCTATTTATACGCTCAAAGATCCGATCGACAAAACGTATTAGCCCGTAATGGTAAAGGACAAACTAGCGTCGATTTTGTCCACGACAAATCTCAAGCCTTTATTGATCCCTATAGCCCCCAAGCTAGGCAAGATTATACGCAATTATTACAAGCTGTCTTACAAAGAAGACCTGATGGCGTATTATTCGATTATATTCGTTATCCTCGTGGTAGTGGAAAAGATTCCGTAGTCGGCAAAGTCAAAGATTTATGGATTTATAGCGAAGCCTCAAAACAAACTCTTTTAAAACGAGCGCAAAATAAACAAGGTAGATGGTTATTAGAAAGATATATCAATCAAGGTATGATTAACGCCAATGATATAGCCCAAATGAAAAATCTTTATTCCGATGAAAAAACTCCTCTTTGGCAAGGAAAAAGTCCATCAGCATCTAATAACTTATCAACTCTACAATTGGATATTTGGTATTTTACCGTTGCCCATGCCGCTCAAGGAGTCATTGATTTTCTGGAATTTTCCTCAAATCAAGTTAAACAAAGGGGAATAACCACTGGTGCAGTATTTTTTCCTGATGGTAATCAAGTAGTGGGAGACATTGGTTTTGATTCTCGTTTACAACCTTGGGATAGTTTTTCTCAAAGTATGGAATGGCACGTTATGTCCTATGCTCTTTGCGGTAATCCGAACTGTATTGTGGAACAAGTAAAAAGAGTTTTACAAGCATCTTCTCAAGGTAGTAATGTAAAACCAGTCTTAGCAGGATTTTGGGGAAAAAATGAGGGACAACGTCCCTCCTTAGAATCTCAAATGGAAGGTATAAGAGCATCTGCCAGATCGGTACAATCAATTAGTCATTTTGCGTATTCTTGGTTAGAAGTAGAAAATACCCGTCAAAGACAAAGTTGTAGCAACTAA
- a CDS encoding ABC transporter ATP-binding protein, producing MLNIKDLTKIYDHQEVLKNFNLDIKKGEIYSLLGANGAGKTTTINIICGLLTYDSGEIKINDEKFNHKSKYLLGIAPQENILYSQLSCEENLSFFGKLYGLKGTKLKTAIYKSLQAVNLLEKKDQTVEILSGGMQRRLNIALALIHNPQLLILDEPTTGLDIESRYEIWQLIQSLKQEGITILLTTHFLDEAEKLSDRIGIMKEGKIIVEGTLTQLKETIPAKELIFVTTEEKEKAIEQGKKLGFSHRFYQGELAFLSDKSLELTEIIRLFEGINLSAITKKTIDLEHIYLQVTK from the coding sequence ATATTAAATATTAAAGATTTAACCAAAATTTATGATCATCAAGAAGTTTTAAAAAATTTTAACCTAGATATTAAAAAAGGAGAAATTTATAGTTTATTAGGTGCAAATGGTGCAGGAAAAACTACTACAATTAATATTATTTGCGGTCTTTTAACTTATGATTCAGGAGAAATTAAGATTAATGATGAGAAATTTAATCACAAAAGTAAATATTTATTAGGAATTGCTCCTCAAGAAAATATCCTATATTCTCAACTTAGTTGTGAAGAAAATTTAAGTTTTTTTGGCAAACTTTATGGCTTGAAAGGAACTAAATTAAAAACAGCTATTTATAAGAGTTTACAAGCAGTTAATTTACTAGAAAAAAAAGATCAAACCGTAGAAATTTTAAGCGGAGGAATGCAGAGAAGACTTAATATTGCATTAGCTTTAATACACAATCCTCAATTATTAATTTTAGATGAACCAACTACAGGTTTAGATATTGAATCTCGTTATGAAATTTGGCAGTTAATACAATCTCTAAAACAAGAAGGAATAACTATTTTATTAACGACTCATTTTCTCGATGAAGCTGAAAAATTAAGCGATCGAATTGGTATCATGAAAGAAGGAAAAATTATTGTAGAAGGCACTTTAACACAATTAAAAGAAACAATTCCAGCTAAAGAACTTATTTTTGTAACAACAGAGGAAAAAGAAAAAGCTATTGAGCAAGGGAAAAAATTAGGTTTTAGTCATCGTTTTTATCAAGGAGAATTAGCCTTTTTAAGTGATAAATCTTTAGAATTAACAGAAATTATTAGGCTTTTTGAGGGAATAAATTTAAGTGCGATTACAAAAAAAACGATCGATTTAGAGCATATTTATTTACAAGTAACAAAATAG